Proteins from one Fischerella sp. PCC 9605 genomic window:
- a CDS encoding pantothenate kinase codes for MEQWVDERIWLALMIGNSRLHWGLFENKTLCHTWDTEYLPESFVQHLAKCQTLDDLLTTLSPSPRRAMARLYISPHPPLLLASVVPSQTALWQTYPNVRVITLDKVPFQGVYPTLGIDRALALWGAGTTWGFPILVVDAGTALTFTGADANQHLVGGAILPGLSLQLATLAQKTGQLPDVELPQQLPQRFALTTPEAMQSGVIYTLLAGIKDFLEAWWRSFPEGKIAITGGDRTLLINYLQSRFPEIANRLVVEPNLIFWGMQKIVDSR; via the coding sequence ATGGAACAATGGGTAGATGAGCGGATTTGGTTAGCTTTGATGATTGGCAATTCCCGGTTGCACTGGGGTTTGTTTGAAAACAAAACACTTTGTCACACCTGGGATACTGAATATTTACCTGAGTCTTTTGTGCAGCATCTAGCTAAATGTCAAACACTAGACGACTTACTAACAACCCTCTCCCCCTCTCCCAGACGCGCCATGGCGCGTCTCTACATCTCTCCCCATCCCCCCCTCCTCCTCGCCTCAGTAGTTCCCAGCCAAACTGCACTGTGGCAAACCTATCCGAATGTTCGCGTAATTACTTTAGACAAAGTACCCTTCCAGGGTGTGTATCCTACATTGGGAATTGATCGTGCCTTAGCTTTATGGGGTGCAGGGACAACTTGGGGCTTTCCGATATTGGTGGTTGATGCGGGAACAGCACTCACTTTTACTGGTGCTGATGCTAACCAACATTTAGTAGGGGGTGCAATTCTGCCAGGATTGAGTTTACAACTAGCGACTCTTGCCCAAAAAACCGGGCAATTACCAGATGTGGAGTTACCACAGCAACTTCCGCAACGCTTTGCTTTGACTACTCCAGAAGCGATGCAAAGTGGGGTGATTTATACCTTATTGGCTGGAATTAAAGATTTTTTAGAGGCATGGTGGCGCTCATTTCCGGAAGGTAAGATTGCAATTACTGGGGGCGATCGCACTTTATTAATTAACTATCTCCAATCTCGATTTCCTGAGATTGCAAACCGTTTGGTTGTGGAACCGAATTTGATATTTTGGGGAATGCAAAAAATAGTAGATAGTAGATAG
- a CDS encoding alpha/beta fold hydrolase, which produces MNSLFRNSRRKLSQGLLFWREVGEGIPVILLHGAWNDSSQWVSVMESLSQNFHCFAPDFFGFGESDYPNIHYSIDLQVESLAELIHALKLEKVYLVGHSLGGWIASTYALKYPEQIYGLVLLAPEGVEVEELDKVWKNMQSLVKLPLWVFKILRLLRPLTQILGLDKKIEQAWQQRQLMLQYPTASQLLFLRQLPEIRAELLQDKLMFLTVPVLILQGGKDSLDALAKSNSYARVIPQAELKIIAHGEHNLPEICAAIVAEDIRDFIKGVSG; this is translated from the coding sequence ATGAATAGTTTATTTCGTAACTCCCGGAGAAAGCTTTCTCAAGGGTTATTATTTTGGCGTGAAGTTGGTGAAGGAATTCCTGTTATTTTGCTGCATGGTGCTTGGAACGATAGTAGCCAATGGGTATCAGTGATGGAGTCGCTATCACAGAATTTTCATTGTTTTGCGCCAGATTTTTTCGGTTTTGGTGAATCAGATTATCCAAATATTCACTACTCAATTGATTTACAAGTCGAATCTCTAGCTGAGTTAATACATGCTTTGAAATTAGAAAAGGTGTATTTGGTAGGGCATTCCCTTGGGGGTTGGATTGCGTCTACCTATGCACTGAAATATCCAGAACAAATATATGGTTTGGTACTATTAGCACCAGAGGGTGTAGAGGTTGAGGAACTAGACAAAGTTTGGAAAAACATGCAGAGTTTGGTAAAGCTTCCCCTGTGGGTATTTAAAATATTGCGATTACTTCGCCCATTAACTCAAATCCTAGGTTTAGACAAAAAAATCGAACAAGCTTGGCAACAACGCCAACTGATGCTGCAATACCCAACAGCAAGTCAGCTATTATTCCTACGACAGTTGCCAGAAATTCGTGCTGAATTATTGCAAGACAAATTGATGTTTTTGACAGTTCCAGTTTTGATTTTGCAAGGTGGAAAAGACTCGTTAGATGCATTAGCTAAGAGTAATTCTTACGCAAGAGTGATTCCACAAGCAGAGTTAAAAATCATTGCCCACGGTGAACATAATTTACCAGAAATTTGTGCTGCTATTGTTGCCGAAGATATTCGGGATTTTATTAAAGGGGTTAGTGGTTAG
- a CDS encoding NUDIX hydrolase: MNVLAFFTVAIQSTRSIWRFGQTVLGIIFRHPIPGTSIIPILPDGRIVLIRRRDNGRWALPGGMVDWGEDVPNAVRRELMEETGLDLVRIRRLVGVYSAPDRDPRIHSICIVVEAEVQGRMEVQDDLEVMEIQAFSLDSLPPEQMSHDHNRQLEDYLRGLTTLA; the protein is encoded by the coding sequence TTGAACGTTCTGGCTTTTTTTACTGTGGCTATCCAGTCCACACGTAGTATATGGCGTTTTGGACAAACCGTACTGGGGATTATTTTCCGTCATCCGATCCCTGGCACAAGTATCATCCCAATTTTGCCTGATGGTAGGATTGTACTGATCCGGCGACGAGATAATGGTCGCTGGGCATTACCTGGAGGTATGGTGGACTGGGGAGAGGATGTACCTAACGCAGTTCGCCGAGAATTGATGGAAGAAACCGGACTTGATTTAGTCAGGATTCGACGTCTAGTGGGAGTTTACTCTGCACCAGATCGCGATCCGAGAATTCATTCGATTTGTATCGTGGTGGAAGCAGAAGTGCAGGGGAGAATGGAAGTTCAAGATGATTTGGAAGTAATGGAAATCCAGGCTTTCTCACTTGATTCTCTACCTCCAGAACAGATGTCTCACGATCACAATCGCCAGTTAGAAGACTACTTAAGAGGTCTGACAACACTGGCATAA
- the argH gene encoding argininosuccinate lyase, producing MTEQQTWSQRFESALHPAIARFNASINFDIELIEYDLTGSVAHAQMLAKCGIISAEEGEQLVAGLEQIRQEYRQSKFNPGIEAEDVHFAVERRLVEIIGDVGKKLHTGRSRNDQVGTDTRLYLRDQIQQIREQLREFQQVLLDIAEKNIETLIPGYTHLQRAQPLSLAHHLLAYFQMAQRDWERLGDVYRRVNISPLGCGALAGTTFPIDRHYSAELLHFDSVYANSLDGVSDRDFAIEFLCAASLIMVHLSRFSEEIILWASEEFGFVILKDSCATGSSIMPQKKNPDVPELVRGKTGRVFGHLQALLVIMKGLPLAYNKDLQEDKEGLFDSVNTIKACLEAMTILLREGLEFRTQRLAEAVGEDFSNATDVADYLAARGIPFREAYNLVGKVVKTSIAAGKLLKDLTLEEWKQIHPAFAADIYEAISPRQVVAARNSYGGTGFEQVKSALLAARVQINK from the coding sequence ATGACTGAACAGCAAACTTGGAGTCAGCGGTTTGAATCAGCGCTACACCCTGCGATCGCTCGTTTTAATGCAAGTATTAATTTTGACATTGAATTAATAGAATATGACCTGACTGGTTCTGTTGCTCATGCCCAGATGCTGGCCAAATGCGGCATCATTTCCGCAGAAGAAGGAGAGCAATTAGTTGCAGGTCTAGAACAAATTCGTCAAGAATATCGGCAAAGCAAGTTTAACCCAGGTATTGAAGCAGAAGATGTGCATTTTGCCGTTGAGCGTCGCCTTGTGGAAATTATTGGAGATGTAGGTAAAAAACTACATACTGGTCGTTCTCGTAATGACCAGGTAGGTACGGACACGAGACTTTATCTGCGCGACCAAATCCAACAAATTCGTGAGCAATTGCGAGAGTTTCAACAAGTGCTTTTAGATATTGCCGAAAAGAACATTGAAACTCTCATTCCAGGCTATACTCACCTGCAACGCGCCCAACCACTGAGTTTAGCTCACCACTTGCTAGCATACTTTCAGATGGCACAACGGGATTGGGAACGTTTGGGAGATGTTTATCGCCGAGTGAATATTTCTCCCTTGGGTTGCGGTGCTTTAGCAGGAACTACTTTCCCTATAGACCGCCATTACTCAGCTGAGTTGTTGCATTTTGATAGTGTTTATGCGAATAGCTTGGATGGGGTGAGCGATCGCGATTTTGCGATCGAATTTTTATGTGCTGCCAGCCTAATTATGGTTCATCTCAGCCGTTTTTCAGAAGAAATCATACTCTGGGCGTCTGAAGAATTTGGTTTTGTCATCCTCAAAGATAGCTGTGCCACTGGTTCCAGCATTATGCCTCAAAAGAAAAACCCCGATGTGCCAGAATTAGTGCGAGGTAAAACAGGGCGCGTATTTGGTCATCTCCAGGCTTTGTTGGTAATCATGAAGGGGTTGCCTTTGGCATACAACAAAGATCTGCAAGAAGATAAAGAAGGACTATTTGACAGCGTTAATACTATCAAAGCATGTCTAGAAGCAATGACAATTTTGCTGCGTGAAGGCTTGGAATTTCGTACCCAACGCTTGGCAGAAGCAGTGGGAGAAGACTTTTCCAATGCTACAGATGTAGCAGATTATTTAGCTGCACGAGGTATACCCTTCCGAGAAGCTTACAATCTCGTGGGTAAGGTAGTAAAAACCAGTATTGCTGCTGGTAAACTTCTCAAAGATTTGACCTTGGAGGAGTGGAAACAAATCCATCCAGCATTTGCAGCAGATATTTACGAGGCAATATCACCTCGGCAAGTAGTTGCAGCCCGCAACAGTTATGGTGGTACAGGCTTTGAGCAGGTAAAATCAGCACTGCTGGCTGCCCGCGTTCAAATTAACAAATAG
- the larB gene encoding nickel pincer cofactor biosynthesis protein LarB → MTNDKTLRSLLESVANGNVSPDLALDELKHLAYEPVGEFAKIDNHRALRTGFPEVIWGPGKTPTQIAQIMEVMRLRNPVVMATRIEPAVYAALQPKVRGLQYYESARICAITPPTIEPRYSGIIGILSAGTADLPVAEEAAVTAELSGFRVQRLWDVGVAGIHRLLNNRHVITSASVLIVVAGMEGALPSVVAGLADCPVIAVPTSIGYGASFGGLAPLLTMLNSCAAGVGVVNIDNGFGAAVLAGQILRTAEKLRLASSDS, encoded by the coding sequence ATGACCAATGACAAAACTTTGCGATCGCTCTTGGAAAGCGTTGCCAATGGTAACGTGTCCCCAGATCTGGCACTAGACGAACTCAAACATTTAGCATATGAACCTGTAGGTGAGTTTGCCAAAATTGATAATCATCGCGCCTTAAGAACTGGCTTCCCGGAAGTGATTTGGGGACCTGGCAAAACTCCCACTCAGATTGCTCAAATTATGGAGGTGATGCGCCTCCGCAACCCAGTGGTGATGGCAACTCGCATCGAACCAGCAGTTTATGCTGCACTGCAACCAAAGGTCAGAGGTTTGCAATACTACGAGTCGGCGCGAATTTGTGCCATTACTCCTCCCACCATCGAACCACGCTATTCCGGTATCATTGGGATTCTTTCTGCTGGTACTGCTGACTTACCCGTAGCTGAGGAAGCTGCTGTCACAGCGGAACTTTCTGGTTTTCGTGTCCAGCGTCTTTGGGATGTAGGCGTTGCTGGGATTCACCGTTTGCTGAATAATCGCCATGTCATTACTTCAGCATCAGTGTTGATTGTCGTAGCAGGTATGGAAGGCGCTTTACCTAGCGTAGTTGCTGGCTTAGCAGATTGTCCGGTGATTGCCGTTCCTACTAGCATCGGTTATGGTGCAAGTTTTGGAGGGCTAGCACCCCTCTTGACAATGCTTAATTCTTGTGCGGCGGGTGTTGGTGTGGTAAATATCGATAATGGCTTCGGCGCAGCAGTGTTAGCAGGGCAAATTTTGCGAACAGCCGAGAAATTGCGGTTGGCATCGTCTGATTCTTAA
- a CDS encoding ABC transporter substrate-binding protein, with protein MNFASILPRIKHFRLPAILALIASLTVIACNPANFQTQAAQVPQMVLSILSDPKTFNYPLSQESPNIFGLTYEGLINQNPITAEVEPALAESWQISDDKLRFTFTLRPGLKWSDGKPLTADDVVFTYNDIYFNEAIPTDVKDAFRIGESRKLPIVKKLDERRVEFTLPEPFRPFLLNTGTPILPAHALREYVQKKDGEGKPIFLQKWGVDTPPEQIIVNGPYKLERYDTSQRVVFRRNPYYWRKDKQGNHQPYIERIVWQIVESTDTALLQFRSGGLDSISVSPDYFSLLKRQEKQGNFNIYGNEPGTGTNFVCFNLNKGKRDGKPLVNPIKSRWFNTVEFRQAVAYAIDRQTMINNTFRGLGQPQDSPITVQSPYYLSVKEGLKTYNYNPEKAKQLLLKAGFKYDNRGQLLDSEGNRVRFSLLTNAGNKIREAMGSQIKRDLAKIGITVDFTPIAWNTYTDKLSNSLDWEAALLGLTGGLEPNDGANVWFPEGGLHMFNQKPQPGQKPIQGWEVAPWEAEIGKLYIKATQEFDEAKVKAIYAKTQRITQEYLPFIYLVNPYSMAAVRNRFEGIQFSALGGAFWNIHEIKVTD; from the coding sequence ATGAATTTTGCTAGTATCCTTCCCAGAATTAAACATTTTCGTTTGCCAGCAATTCTGGCTTTGATAGCTTCACTCACAGTTATCGCTTGCAACCCAGCTAATTTTCAAACACAAGCTGCTCAAGTACCGCAAATGGTATTGAGCATTTTGAGCGATCCTAAAACCTTTAACTATCCTCTTAGTCAAGAATCACCGAATATTTTTGGTTTAACTTATGAAGGCTTAATCAACCAAAATCCCATAACTGCTGAGGTAGAGCCAGCCTTAGCAGAATCCTGGCAAATATCTGATGATAAATTACGGTTTACTTTTACCTTACGCCCAGGTTTGAAATGGTCTGATGGGAAGCCTCTCACAGCGGACGATGTAGTATTTACTTACAATGATATTTACTTTAACGAAGCCATTCCTACAGATGTTAAAGACGCTTTTAGAATTGGCGAAAGTCGTAAATTACCTATTGTCAAGAAACTGGATGAACGCCGAGTAGAATTTACCCTACCAGAACCGTTTAGACCTTTCTTACTGAATACAGGTACTCCAATTTTGCCAGCCCATGCGCTACGCGAATACGTTCAAAAGAAAGATGGAGAAGGAAAGCCGATATTCCTGCAAAAATGGGGCGTCGATACTCCTCCAGAGCAAATAATTGTTAATGGCCCTTACAAGTTAGAGCGTTACGATACTAGTCAACGCGTGGTGTTCCGGCGCAATCCTTACTACTGGCGCAAAGATAAGCAAGGTAATCATCAACCTTACATTGAACGTATAGTTTGGCAAATAGTGGAGTCTACAGACACTGCCTTGCTGCAATTTCGTTCTGGAGGGTTAGATTCTATTAGTGTGTCACCAGACTACTTTTCTTTACTGAAGCGGCAAGAAAAACAAGGTAATTTCAACATCTACGGCAATGAACCGGGAACAGGTACAAACTTTGTTTGCTTTAATCTAAATAAAGGTAAAAGAGATGGAAAACCGCTAGTTAATCCAATCAAGTCACGTTGGTTTAATACAGTTGAATTTAGGCAGGCTGTAGCCTATGCCATTGACCGCCAAACAATGATTAACAATACTTTTCGCGGCTTAGGTCAACCACAAGATTCACCAATTACAGTACAGAGTCCCTATTACCTTTCGGTTAAAGAAGGATTAAAAACCTACAATTACAATCCAGAAAAAGCAAAGCAACTGCTACTAAAAGCAGGATTTAAATACGACAATAGAGGTCAGTTACTCGACTCTGAAGGTAATCGCGTCCGCTTCAGTTTGCTTACCAATGCTGGAAATAAAATCCGTGAAGCAATGGGTTCGCAAATTAAGCGAGATCTTGCCAAAATTGGAATTACAGTGGATTTTACTCCCATTGCTTGGAATACTTATACAGATAAGCTCTCTAACAGCTTAGACTGGGAAGCTGCGTTGTTGGGTTTAACTGGTGGCTTAGAACCAAATGATGGTGCTAATGTCTGGTTTCCTGAAGGGGGATTGCATATGTTTAATCAAAAACCCCAACCAGGACAAAAGCCGATTCAAGGTTGGGAAGTAGCACCTTGGGAAGCTGAAATTGGCAAACTTTATATTAAAGCCACGCAAGAGTTTGATGAAGCAAAAGTGAAAGCAATTTATGCCAAAACTCAACGAATTACGCAGGAATATTTACCCTTTATTTATCTAGTTAATCCATACTCAATGGCAGCAGTGCGAAATCGTTTTGAAGGCATTCAATTCTCTGCTCTTGGTGGCGCATTCTGGAATATTCACGAAATCAAAGTAACAGATTAG
- a CDS encoding PIN domain-containing protein, giving the protein MILYVETNFLMGIAKGQDSQAENLLRNTPNSVRLAVPSFCYVEALTTLEQGEKYNQDFLRRLDIQINEAQRAKKSQPSQLLGSLLDQSRISFLERINEIERNFYLAFNLLASKAEMITLNPDILQGSLNRTILEKHIIDQLILECIIHHARLNIDETKVFLSSNSKEFGKREVIEILQDAGIQYFNKTQNLLGWLQAQ; this is encoded by the coding sequence GTGATACTTTACGTTGAAACTAATTTTTTGATGGGCATTGCTAAAGGGCAAGATTCTCAAGCGGAAAATTTACTAAGAAATACTCCCAACTCAGTTCGCCTAGCAGTGCCTAGCTTTTGTTATGTAGAAGCTTTAACTACCTTAGAACAAGGGGAAAAGTACAACCAAGATTTTCTTCGCAGGTTAGACATCCAAATTAACGAAGCACAAAGAGCCAAAAAATCACAACCTTCACAGTTGCTGGGGTCATTGCTAGACCAATCTAGGATTAGCTTTTTGGAGAGAATAAATGAGATTGAACGAAATTTTTATTTGGCTTTTAACCTGCTTGCTAGCAAGGCAGAAATGATTACATTAAATCCTGACATACTTCAAGGGAGTTTAAATAGGACAATATTGGAAAAACACATTATAGACCAATTAATTTTAGAGTGCATAATTCATCATGCACGCTTAAATATTGATGAAACTAAAGTCTTTTTAAGTAGCAATTCTAAGGAGTTTGGCAAGCGGGAAGTTATAGAAATTTTACAAGATGCTGGGATTCAGTATTTTAATAAAACTCAAAACCTTCTCGGTTGGTTACAAGCTCAGTAA
- the ispF gene encoding 2-C-methyl-D-erythritol 2,4-cyclodiphosphate synthase: protein MNIRIGNGYDIHRLVSDRPLILGGVNIPHSLGLLGHSDADVLTHAIMDAMLGALSLGDIGHYFPPSDPQWAGADSLVLLSKVHQLIREQGWQIGNIDSVVVAERPKLKPHIEKMREKISGVLQLQPNQVGIKATTNEKLGPVGREEGICAYAVVLLVASE from the coding sequence ATGAACATTCGCATTGGTAACGGCTACGATATCCATCGACTAGTGAGCGATCGCCCTTTAATTTTAGGTGGTGTGAACATTCCTCATTCTCTGGGTTTGTTGGGGCATAGTGACGCTGATGTCCTCACCCACGCGATTATGGATGCCATGCTTGGGGCGCTATCTTTGGGGGATATTGGACATTACTTTCCCCCCAGCGATCCTCAATGGGCAGGGGCAGATAGTTTGGTCTTATTGAGTAAAGTACACCAACTAATTCGAGAACAAGGTTGGCAAATTGGGAATATAGACTCGGTGGTAGTAGCAGAACGTCCAAAACTGAAACCCCATATTGAAAAAATGCGGGAAAAAATCTCGGGTGTTTTACAACTACAACCCAATCAAGTAGGCATTAAAGCTACTACCAACGAAAAATTAGGCCCTGTGGGACGAGAAGAAGGTATTTGCGCCTACGCAGTTGTTTTGCTAGTAGCTTCTGAGTAG
- the trmD gene encoding tRNA (guanosine(37)-N1)-methyltransferase TrmD: MRFDIVTLFPDCFTSVLNSGLLGKALAKQIAQVNLVNPRDFTTDKHRKVDDEPYGGGVGMLMKPEPIFAAVESLPVLPRREVILMSPQGQTMNQPLLRELAENYDQLVVICGHYEGVDERVLHLVTREVSLGDFILTGGEIPAMALINGVVRLLPGTVSKVESLTLESFEEGLLDYPQYTRPANFRGWKVPDVLLSGNHAEIAKWRLEQQIKRTRQRRPDLLKAWEEGKQGRGGEG; this comes from the coding sequence GTGCGCTTTGATATAGTTACGCTGTTTCCTGATTGTTTTACCTCTGTTCTTAATTCAGGGCTGCTTGGTAAAGCCTTAGCAAAACAGATTGCCCAAGTTAATCTGGTCAACCCAAGAGACTTTACCACCGATAAGCACCGGAAAGTCGATGATGAACCCTATGGTGGCGGTGTGGGAATGCTGATGAAGCCAGAACCCATCTTTGCCGCTGTTGAGTCGCTACCAGTTTTGCCCAGAAGAGAGGTAATTTTGATGAGTCCGCAGGGGCAAACGATGAATCAACCTTTGTTGCGAGAACTGGCGGAGAATTACGACCAATTAGTAGTGATTTGCGGTCACTATGAAGGGGTAGATGAGCGGGTACTGCATTTAGTTACTCGTGAGGTATCTTTAGGTGATTTTATTCTGACCGGCGGAGAAATTCCAGCAATGGCTTTAATTAATGGTGTGGTACGCCTCTTGCCAGGAACTGTAAGCAAAGTCGAGTCCCTCACATTAGAAAGTTTTGAGGAGGGGTTGTTGGACTATCCCCAATACACCCGTCCGGCAAATTTTCGCGGTTGGAAAGTTCCAGATGTACTATTATCTGGCAATCATGCCGAAATTGCTAAATGGCGGTTGGAACAACAAATCAAAAGAACCCGCCAGCGCCGTCCGGATTTGCTGAAAGCTTGGGAAGAGGGGAAGCAGGGGCGAGGGGGAGAGGGGTAG
- a CDS encoding cyanophycinase, translating to MPELQAKSLEMRTPQATKTAVLVIGGAEDKVHGREILRTFFARAGANDAHIAIIPSASREPSIIGGRYIRIFEDMGAKKVELLDIREREQCEYRDYQESLEACTGVFLTGGDQLRLCGVLSDTPAMDIIRRRVRMGEMTLAGTSAGAAVMGHHMIAGGGSGESPNRSLVDMATGLGFIPEVIVDQHFNNRNRMGRLMSAIASHPDRLGIGIDEDTCALFERDGWLQVLGKGSVTIVDPTEVTHTNEPHVGATEPLNLHNLRLHILSHGDRFHLYQRTVLPVVYRVSS from the coding sequence ATGCCGGAATTACAAGCTAAATCGCTGGAAATGAGGACACCCCAAGCAACTAAAACCGCCGTTCTGGTTATCGGAGGCGCAGAAGATAAGGTTCATGGCCGCGAAATTTTGCGGACTTTTTTTGCTCGTGCTGGTGCTAACGACGCCCATATTGCCATTATTCCCTCTGCCTCTCGCGAACCCTCAATCATTGGCGGTCGGTATATTCGGATTTTTGAGGATATGGGTGCTAAGAAGGTTGAGCTTTTGGATATTCGAGAACGGGAGCAGTGTGAATATCGCGATTACCAAGAGTCCCTGGAAGCTTGTACCGGGGTTTTTTTAACAGGAGGCGACCAATTACGACTGTGTGGCGTCCTATCAGACACACCAGCAATGGATATTATCCGACGGCGAGTCAGGATGGGGGAAATGACTTTAGCAGGCACTAGTGCAGGAGCCGCGGTGATGGGGCATCATATGATCGCAGGCGGCGGTAGTGGCGAGTCACCCAACCGTTCCCTAGTGGATATGGCAACTGGTTTGGGATTTATACCCGAGGTGATTGTCGACCAACATTTTAACAATCGTAATCGTATGGGACGCTTGATGAGCGCGATCGCTTCTCATCCCGACCGACTTGGGATTGGCATTGACGAAGATACCTGCGCCTTGTTTGAACGCGATGGTTGGTTGCAAGTTTTGGGTAAAGGTTCTGTTACAATAGTTGACCCGACTGAAGTTACACACACCAATGAACCTCATGTGGGAGCAACAGAACCTTTAAATCTTCACAACTTACGCCTGCACATCCTTAGTCATGGCGATCGCTTCCACCTTTACCAGCGCACTGTTCTACCTGTTGTCTACCGAGTCTCCAGCTGA